Proteins co-encoded in one Symmachiella macrocystis genomic window:
- the ahcY gene encoding adenosylhomocysteinase, producing the protein MSTAAALPYKVADMELADWGRKEIELAETEMPGLMALREKYGASQPLKGARIAGCLHMTIQTAVLIETLTALGAEVRWSSCNIFSTQDHAAAAIAATGVAVFAWKGMSEEEFDWCIEQTIFWPDGQPLNIILDDGGDLTAMVLERFPELVKDIRGISEETTTGVRRLERMHEEGKLPIPAINVNDSVTKSKFDNLYGCRESLADGIKRATDIMIAGKVVVVGGYGDVGKGCAAAMKGLGARVIVTEIDPIIALQAAMEGYQVVTMEEAAPLGDIFVTTTGCCDIICGKHLDAMKHEAIVCNIGHFDSEIEIAYLEGRDDIEEINIKPQVDKFVYPDGKAIIVLARGRLVNLGCATGHPSFVMSASFTNQVLAQMALWDEKADFEVGVHMLPKELDEEVARLHLDKLGVKLTKLSQKQADYLGIPVDGPYKPDYYRY; encoded by the coding sequence ATGTCGACCGCTGCGGCACTACCATACAAAGTTGCGGACATGGAATTGGCCGATTGGGGCCGTAAGGAAATTGAACTCGCCGAAACCGAAATGCCCGGTTTGATGGCGCTGCGGGAGAAGTATGGTGCGAGTCAACCGCTCAAAGGGGCACGCATCGCCGGTTGTCTGCACATGACCATTCAGACCGCCGTGCTGATCGAAACCTTGACCGCACTGGGGGCCGAGGTCCGTTGGTCCAGTTGCAACATCTTCTCGACCCAAGATCACGCCGCCGCGGCCATCGCCGCAACCGGCGTCGCGGTTTTCGCCTGGAAGGGCATGAGTGAGGAAGAGTTCGATTGGTGCATCGAGCAAACGATCTTCTGGCCCGACGGACAACCGCTGAACATCATTCTTGACGATGGTGGCGACTTAACCGCCATGGTCTTGGAGCGGTTCCCGGAATTGGTCAAAGACATTCGCGGCATCAGCGAAGAGACCACCACCGGCGTGCGTCGTCTGGAGCGGATGCACGAAGAAGGCAAGTTGCCCATTCCCGCGATCAACGTCAATGACTCGGTGACCAAAAGCAAATTCGACAACCTCTACGGCTGTCGCGAATCGCTGGCCGATGGCATCAAACGCGCCACTGACATCATGATTGCCGGCAAGGTGGTTGTGGTCGGCGGTTACGGCGACGTTGGTAAAGGCTGTGCCGCTGCGATGAAGGGCCTGGGTGCCCGCGTGATCGTCACTGAAATCGATCCCATCATCGCCCTGCAAGCCGCCATGGAAGGTTATCAGGTCGTCACGATGGAAGAAGCTGCTCCGCTGGGAGACATCTTCGTGACCACCACCGGCTGCTGCGATATCATTTGCGGTAAGCATCTGGATGCGATGAAGCACGAAGCCATCGTCTGCAACATCGGCCACTTCGATTCAGAAATCGAGATCGCCTACCTCGAAGGCCGCGACGATATTGAAGAGATCAATATCAAGCCGCAGGTCGACAAGTTCGTCTATCCCGACGGCAAAGCGATCATTGTGTTGGCGCGCGGACGGTTGGTGAATCTCGGATGCGCGACAGGCCACCCGTCGTTTGTCATGTCCGCCAGCTTCACCAACCAAGTCCTGGCACAAATGGCGCTGTGGGACGAGAAAGCCGACTTCGAAGTCGGTGTGCACATGCTGCCCAAAGAACTGGACGAAGAGGTCGCCCGCTTGCACCTCGACAAGTTGGGTGTCAAACTCACGAAACTGTCTCAAAAACAGGCCGACTACCTCGGCATTCCGGTCGACGGCCCGTACAAGCCGGATTACTACCGGTATTAA
- a CDS encoding HAD family hydrolase yields the protein MTLHQPPIKAVVFDFDGLMFNTEDIFEAAGRELLARRGLEMTPQLLSTMMGRRPMEAFQFMVDMHGLTEPIPDLLEESRVIFSDLIPGMLQPMPGLHELLEHLESRDLPKGVATSSSRSYLEDLLSRHELLERFHVTLTAEDVTHGKPHPEIYLAAAQRLGIHPSEMLVLEDSEAGTNAAASAEAVIVSVPHQHSRSHDFSRAHYVAERLDDPWVLDRLG from the coding sequence ATGACCCTCCACCAACCCCCCATCAAGGCTGTCGTGTTTGACTTCGACGGGCTGATGTTCAATACCGAGGACATTTTCGAAGCGGCCGGGAGAGAATTGCTCGCGCGGCGCGGGCTGGAGATGACGCCGCAACTGTTGAGCACCATGATGGGCCGCCGTCCCATGGAAGCCTTTCAGTTCATGGTCGACATGCACGGCTTGACCGAGCCGATTCCCGACCTGCTGGAGGAATCTCGCGTCATTTTCTCGGATTTGATTCCCGGCATGCTGCAGCCGATGCCCGGATTGCACGAATTGCTCGAACACCTCGAATCGCGGGATTTACCCAAAGGGGTGGCGACTTCGTCATCACGGTCCTATTTGGAGGACTTGCTCTCGCGGCACGAATTGCTGGAGCGGTTCCACGTTACGTTGACTGCCGAGGATGTCACGCACGGCAAACCCCATCCGGAGATCTATTTGGCCGCTGCCCAGCGATTGGGCATCCACCCGTCGGAAATGCTGGTTTTAGAGGATTCCGAAGCGGGAACAAACGCCGCTGCCAGCGCCGAGGCGGTGATTGTCTCCGTTCCGCACCAACACAGCCGCAGCCACGATTTCAGCCGTGCACACTACGTGGCCGAGCGTTTAGACGATCCGTGGGTTCTTGACCGTCTGGGCTAG
- a CDS encoding (Fe-S)-binding protein, with the protein MTTTTTTENLGSNIEYGKYLDCVHCGLCTAACPTYLETGDENKSPRGRIYLMRAVTDGRLELTDDVRENLDTCLDCRSCETACPSGVQYGRLIEPFRMDMEHADAAAGADASQSWFHKYVLYGLLTSRSKTRIALFPARIMQALRLDTAMEAVGLTKLLPGKLQRMFKQLPRLQSNLPALPEHLPAIGPPRAKVGLFLGCVADAMFRQTHWATARVLQHNGCEVFIPRSQGCCGAMHYHSGAGEPAMEMATQNAAAFDLDQLDAVIVNVAGCGAMLKDYPEIAHEVASEDHALRGTLEKLTAKIKDISEFLAELGPIAPQGEIKLRATYHDACHLCHAQQIRAQPRDLLSLIPGLELVPLPESEICCGAAGSYNLTQPEMSDRLAKRKYDNIMTTRPDAVITGNAGCLLQIQSEMRQAGQEIAVVHPMDLLDCSYREVSPTL; encoded by the coding sequence GTGACAACAACGACGACGACCGAAAACCTCGGGTCCAATATCGAATACGGCAAGTACCTTGACTGCGTGCATTGCGGCTTGTGTACGGCAGCCTGTCCAACCTATTTGGAAACCGGGGATGAAAACAAAAGCCCCCGTGGACGTATTTACCTGATGCGGGCCGTCACCGACGGGCGTTTGGAACTGACCGACGACGTTCGCGAAAACCTCGATACCTGCCTCGATTGCCGCTCCTGCGAAACCGCCTGTCCCTCCGGCGTGCAATACGGTCGGTTGATCGAACCGTTTCGCATGGACATGGAACATGCCGACGCTGCTGCGGGGGCGGATGCGTCGCAATCCTGGTTTCACAAGTATGTGCTCTACGGCTTGCTGACCAGTCGCAGCAAAACCCGTATCGCACTCTTTCCCGCACGGATCATGCAGGCCTTGCGGCTTGATACAGCCATGGAAGCCGTCGGCCTGACGAAACTGTTGCCGGGCAAATTGCAGCGGATGTTCAAACAACTGCCCCGACTCCAGTCCAACCTGCCGGCTCTTCCGGAGCACCTGCCGGCAATCGGTCCGCCACGGGCCAAGGTGGGACTATTTCTGGGGTGCGTGGCCGATGCCATGTTTCGGCAAACACACTGGGCGACCGCGCGGGTCTTGCAACACAACGGCTGCGAGGTCTTCATTCCCCGCAGTCAGGGTTGTTGCGGCGCAATGCACTATCACAGCGGCGCCGGTGAACCGGCCATGGAAATGGCAACGCAAAACGCGGCGGCATTTGATCTCGATCAACTCGACGCGGTGATTGTGAACGTGGCCGGCTGTGGGGCGATGCTCAAGGATTATCCAGAGATCGCGCACGAAGTCGCGTCCGAGGACCATGCTTTGCGAGGGACGTTAGAAAAACTGACTGCGAAGATCAAAGACATCTCTGAATTCCTCGCTGAATTGGGCCCGATTGCCCCGCAGGGCGAAATCAAACTACGAGCGACCTACCACGACGCCTGCCACCTCTGCCACGCACAACAGATTCGCGCGCAACCGCGCGACCTGTTGAGTCTAATTCCCGGGTTGGAATTGGTACCGCTGCCCGAGTCGGAAATTTGTTGCGGCGCCGCTGGAAGTTACAATCTCACGCAGCCGGAAATGTCCGACCGGCTCGCCAAACGTAAATACGACAACATCATGACCACACGGCCCGACGCCGTGATCACCGGCAACGCGGGGTGTCTCTTACAGATCCAGTCAGAGATGCGGCAAGCAGGACAAGAAATCGCCGTGGTGCATCCAATGGACCTGTTGGATTGTAGCTATCGCGAAGTCTCCCCGACTTTGTGA
- a CDS encoding thioesterase family protein yields MITPEDLQPLPITGNKTIPEDYLDEMGHMNVMWYTHLFSNATGKMFDLFGLSDDYCVRTNSGAFALECHLRYLAEVRVGKTVRIHSRLVGRSEKRWHFMHFMVIEEDGRIAATAEFVGAHIDMTRRRTSPIPPIVTEPFDAILAQHNQLDWDPPLCGIMRP; encoded by the coding sequence GTGATCACCCCAGAAGACCTCCAACCACTCCCCATCACCGGCAATAAAACCATTCCCGAGGACTATCTCGACGAGATGGGCCACATGAACGTGATGTGGTATACGCATCTGTTCAGCAATGCCACCGGCAAGATGTTTGACCTGTTTGGGCTGTCGGATGACTATTGCGTTCGCACCAATTCCGGGGCGTTTGCGCTGGAATGCCATTTGCGGTATCTGGCTGAGGTGCGGGTCGGCAAGACGGTGCGGATTCATAGCCGGCTGGTCGGCCGCTCCGAAAAACGGTGGCATTTCATGCATTTTATGGTGATTGAAGAAGACGGCCGCATCGCCGCCACGGCGGAATTCGTCGGCGCACACATCGACATGACCCGCCGTAGAACTTCCCCCATTCCCCCGATCGTAACGGAACCGTTCGACGCCATATTAGCCCAGCACAACCAACTTGATTGGGATCCCCCCCTCTGTGGTATAATGCGCCCATGA
- a CDS encoding leucine-rich repeat domain-containing protein, translating to MTEPTPKSRLPRTVTLLLIAAVLLISVGALMVWWPYHRNQTAMAEVEELGGRTKTRIVRPFWIPDAIDDEYLWLFRRVNVVRLSDTQVVDADFEHLQGLTTLEYLSFNNTQVSDAGLKHLRGLTNLRLLFLYNTQVSDVGLEHLRGMTNLRYLALNDTQVSDAGLEHLPGLSTLEYLSFNNTKVSDAGLENLQGLTKLRNLMLNDTQTSDTGLGYLRGMTNLQRLHLTDTQVTKTGVEKLQKALPDCKISWTPPST from the coding sequence ATGACCGAACCCACCCCCAAAAGCCGTCTGCCGCGCACGGTCACGCTGTTGCTCATCGCAGCGGTGTTGCTCATTAGCGTTGGAGCGTTGATGGTGTGGTGGCCGTATCATCGCAATCAAACGGCGATGGCTGAGGTTGAAGAACTTGGTGGACGAACCAAAACAAGAATCGTTCGTCCTTTCTGGATTCCAGACGCAATCGATGATGAGTATCTGTGGCTGTTTAGGCGGGTAAATGTCGTTCGTTTGAGTGATACCCAAGTCGTTGATGCGGATTTTGAGCATCTACAAGGGCTGACCACACTTGAGTACCTGTCGTTCAATAACACCCAAGTCAGCGATGCAGGCCTTAAACATCTTCGAGGGCTAACTAACCTTCGATTGCTGTTCCTCTATAACACCCAAGTCAGTGACGTTGGATTAGAGCATCTCCGAGGGATGACCAACCTTCGGTACCTAGCCCTCAACGACACTCAAGTCAGCGACGCTGGGCTTGAGCATCTCCCAGGGCTGTCCACACTTGAGTACCTGTCTTTCAACAACACGAAAGTCAGTGATGCTGGCCTAGAAAATCTCCAAGGCTTAACCAAACTTCGGAACCTAATGCTAAACGACACTCAAACCAGCGACACTGGACTCGGGTATCTCAGAGGAATGACCAACCTTCAACGGCTGCATCTCACAGATACCCAAGTTACGAAAACTGGAGTCGAAAAACTCCAGAAAGCCCTACCTGATTGCAAAATTAGTTGGACGCCCCCGTCGACATAA
- a CDS encoding preprotein translocase subunit SecA has protein sequence MGLWDMLFGGGYPASVDVSGDHIWMSHAAKFHGIGRQLTETGDSAGVLLIAHFDETLAQLDVLTAVDHFDVPVHAILAQDLSTDIAIRWRMEQTATIDLIVADRHPLWSVDGELLQFAGELPCRCRVAYHQSLQDPLVKRFTGAWLEPMLEQMGMKQDEAISSPLVSKRIKAMQKRIEAKAFGNHRAASATEWFELNFPES, from the coding sequence ATGGGATTGTGGGACATGTTGTTTGGCGGGGGATATCCCGCTTCGGTCGACGTGTCGGGCGACCACATCTGGATGTCGCACGCAGCAAAGTTTCATGGGATTGGTCGGCAGCTCACTGAAACCGGCGACTCGGCGGGGGTGCTACTCATCGCGCATTTCGACGAGACACTCGCGCAGCTGGATGTCCTCACGGCAGTTGATCATTTCGACGTGCCGGTGCATGCGATCCTCGCCCAAGACCTCTCGACCGATATCGCCATTCGTTGGAGAATGGAACAGACAGCAACAATCGACCTGATCGTGGCGGACCGGCATCCGCTGTGGTCCGTCGACGGCGAACTCCTACAATTCGCCGGGGAACTACCCTGCCGCTGCCGCGTGGCCTATCATCAATCCCTGCAGGACCCACTGGTCAAACGTTTCACCGGCGCCTGGCTGGAACCGATGCTGGAACAGATGGGAATGAAACAAGACGAGGCGATCAGCAGTCCGTTGGTCAGTAAACGCATCAAGGCGATGCAAAAGAGGATAGAAGCGAAAGCATTCGGAAACCACCGCGCCGCGTCAGCCACGGAATGGTTTGAATTGAACTTCCCGGAGTCGTGA
- a CDS encoding SGNH/GDSL hydrolase family protein, producing the protein MLRFFATLVTLLAMAQCIDAAEPVRERIEWADYWVTDAEKDDLPRVLFIGDSIVKGYFSAAEKQLAGKVRCARLATSKCVADPLFLDEVRLLLKQYRFDVIHFNNGLHGWGYSEDQYRDGLQNFLAALPKEAGDAKIVWATSTPMRASSDLGKFHEKNQRVVARNRLAAEVMKQLGLPTNDLYGLVEPHPDWHSKDGVHFNDRGKTAQGAAVADSVLKQLRHAATSGKRDDVNDQ; encoded by the coding sequence ATGCTACGGTTTTTCGCGACGCTGGTTACACTCCTGGCGATGGCGCAATGCATCGACGCTGCTGAACCGGTGCGGGAACGCATCGAATGGGCGGATTATTGGGTGACTGATGCGGAAAAAGACGACCTGCCGCGCGTGCTGTTTATCGGCGATTCGATTGTAAAGGGATATTTTTCCGCTGCGGAAAAGCAACTCGCGGGAAAGGTACGCTGTGCCCGGTTGGCGACCTCCAAATGCGTCGCCGATCCGTTGTTTCTCGACGAAGTCCGGTTACTGCTCAAGCAATACCGGTTCGACGTGATTCACTTCAACAACGGTCTGCATGGCTGGGGTTATAGCGAAGACCAGTACCGCGACGGCCTGCAAAACTTCCTAGCGGCCCTCCCCAAAGAAGCGGGCGACGCCAAAATCGTCTGGGCCACTTCGACTCCCATGCGCGCTTCGAGCGACTTGGGGAAATTCCACGAAAAAAACCAACGCGTCGTTGCCAGAAACCGCCTTGCCGCCGAGGTCATGAAACAATTAGGGCTGCCTACCAACGATCTCTACGGATTGGTGGAGCCGCACCCCGATTGGCATTCCAAAGATGGCGTGCATTTCAACGACCGCGGCAAGACCGCACAGGGAGCAGCTGTGGCTGACAGTGTGTTAAAGCAGCTACGTCATGCGGCGACGTCGGGAAAGCGGGACGATGTCAACGATCAATAG
- a CDS encoding PEP-CTERM sorting domain-containing protein — protein sequence MKLRSVGFSGLILFMAVLGPTVAQAGLVSYTADVSDGPGYNRPMNGNPPTSQSGFATNNFFDAQPFYVDLTGQYRMEVVAHLSGSRDSYLILYENSFDPANPLGNALEADDDGAGFPFSRIDRILTAGTNYILVTSTFSNNVLASYTNEIEGQGNINFGSTSAVPEPSSVVLLGIGGIALAGCGWRRKRRAAA from the coding sequence ATGAAATTGCGCAGTGTCGGTTTTAGCGGATTGATTTTGTTTATGGCGGTGCTCGGCCCCACCGTAGCTCAAGCGGGCTTGGTTTCGTATACGGCGGACGTCTCGGACGGCCCCGGATACAATCGGCCGATGAATGGCAACCCGCCGACATCGCAATCAGGCTTTGCTACGAACAACTTTTTCGATGCCCAGCCGTTCTACGTGGACCTCACCGGCCAGTATCGCATGGAGGTCGTCGCCCATCTGTCTGGCAGCAGAGATTCGTATTTGATCCTCTATGAAAACTCGTTTGATCCCGCGAATCCGCTCGGAAATGCGCTCGAAGCCGATGATGATGGCGCAGGGTTTCCTTTTTCAAGAATTGATCGCATCCTGACGGCGGGAACCAACTACATCCTGGTGACGTCGACGTTTAGTAACAACGTTCTAGCGAGCTACACCAACGAAATCGAAGGGCAAGGCAATATTAACTTTGGAAGCACCAGTGCCGTCCCCGAACCGAGCAGCGTTGTGCTGCTGGGCATCGGTGGCATCGCCCTGGCCGGTTGCGGCTGGCGGCGCAAACGGCGCGCTGCTGCGTAA
- a CDS encoding NADP-dependent oxidoreductase, giving the protein MSRINRQITLAARPAGRPQESDFALVETPIPELEEGQFLIHTTYLSVDPYMRGRMNDRKSYAEPVKLGDVMVGEAVGKVVESKHPKYDEGDIVAGSIGWQEYCVTDGTDIRKVRTGNQPVSAALGVLGMPGLTAYFGLLEIADPAAGETVVVSGAAGAVGSTAGQIAKIRGCRVVGIAGTDEKVAYLTDELGFDAAFNYKTTKDYVAKLAELCPEGIDVYFDNVGGPITDAVFPLINKHARVSVCGQISQYNATKMEQGPRLLWKLIEKQARVEGFLVFQFIDKFRTAMVDLAHWVEEGQMKYRENIEDGLENAPKIFLGLFDGDNIGKQLVRVSPE; this is encoded by the coding sequence ATGTCACGTATTAACCGTCAAATTACCCTCGCAGCACGCCCCGCTGGCCGGCCTCAAGAGTCCGATTTTGCACTCGTTGAGACGCCGATTCCGGAACTGGAAGAGGGGCAATTCTTGATTCATACGACTTATCTATCAGTCGATCCCTACATGCGGGGACGGATGAACGACCGCAAGTCGTATGCCGAGCCGGTCAAGTTGGGTGACGTGATGGTCGGCGAAGCGGTTGGCAAGGTCGTCGAGTCCAAGCATCCCAAATACGACGAGGGAGACATCGTCGCCGGGAGCATCGGCTGGCAGGAGTATTGCGTCACCGACGGCACAGACATCCGCAAAGTCCGTACTGGAAATCAACCGGTTTCCGCAGCCTTGGGCGTGTTGGGCATGCCCGGCTTGACTGCCTATTTTGGATTGTTGGAAATCGCCGATCCTGCTGCGGGTGAAACCGTCGTCGTTTCCGGCGCAGCCGGGGCAGTGGGGTCCACAGCGGGGCAAATCGCCAAAATCCGCGGCTGCCGCGTGGTGGGCATCGCCGGAACGGATGAAAAGGTCGCCTATCTCACCGACGAGCTCGGTTTCGATGCGGCGTTCAACTACAAAACGACCAAGGACTACGTCGCCAAACTGGCCGAACTTTGCCCCGAGGGAATCGATGTCTATTTTGACAACGTCGGCGGCCCAATCACCGATGCCGTCTTTCCGTTGATCAACAAACACGCGCGGGTTTCTGTCTGCGGACAAATATCGCAATACAACGCCACCAAGATGGAACAAGGTCCGCGGTTGTTGTGGAAGCTGATCGAGAAACAGGCCCGCGTGGAGGGCTTTCTGGTCTTTCAGTTCATCGACAAATTCCGGACTGCGATGGTGGACTTAGCGCATTGGGTCGAAGAAGGGCAAATGAAGTACCGCGAAAACATCGAGGACGGTTTGGAAAACGCTCCCAAGATTTTCCTGGGCCTGTTCGACGGCGACAACATCGGCAAACAACTCGTACGCGTCAGCCCGGAGTGA
- a CDS encoding class I SAM-dependent methyltransferase, with protein sequence MTQQQKWDPQRYARNAGFVAALGMPVVELLAPQPGERILDLGCGDGVLTQKLAEMGCNVVGVDASADQIEAARERGLDAHVVDCHNLTFDNEFDAVFSNAALHWMKRPAKVIAGVRRALKPQGRFVGEFGGAGNIHRVQMALSAALTRREIDMETLWPWYFPTPEEYQAELQAAGFQVQSIELIPRPTPLPGELTDWLETFAESFLPPIPTEEHAAFFQEIQDAAKASLCDVQGQWTVDYVRLRFAAIQESA encoded by the coding sequence ATGACACAACAACAGAAATGGGACCCGCAACGTTACGCTCGCAACGCCGGGTTTGTGGCAGCGCTGGGGATGCCGGTTGTCGAACTATTGGCGCCCCAGCCGGGAGAACGCATTTTAGACCTCGGGTGCGGCGATGGCGTGTTGACACAAAAACTCGCCGAGATGGGTTGCAACGTTGTGGGTGTCGATGCCAGTGCGGATCAAATCGAGGCGGCGCGCGAACGTGGCTTGGACGCTCACGTGGTCGACTGCCACAACTTGACATTCGACAATGAATTCGACGCCGTCTTCAGCAATGCGGCGCTGCATTGGATGAAACGTCCTGCCAAGGTCATTGCGGGAGTCCGCCGCGCCTTAAAACCGCAAGGACGTTTTGTGGGGGAGTTCGGGGGCGCCGGGAATATCCACCGAGTGCAGATGGCACTTTCAGCCGCGCTGACCCGTCGCGAGATTGATATGGAAACGCTGTGGCCGTGGTACTTTCCTACACCGGAAGAATACCAGGCCGAGCTGCAAGCGGCCGGGTTTCAGGTCCAGTCCATCGAACTGATTCCGCGTCCTACTCCGCTGCCTGGAGAACTGACCGATTGGTTGGAAACATTTGCCGAAAGCTTTTTGCCGCCGATCCCCACGGAAGAGCACGCCGCCTTCTTTCAGGAAATTCAGGATGCGGCCAAAGCCTCCCTGTGCGACGTGCAGGGACAATGGACGGTGGACTATGTCCGCCTGCGTTTTGCAGCAATTCAAGAATCGGCATAA
- a CDS encoding protein kinase domain-containing protein produces the protein MDNRWLWPFELKEKIGQGGMGVVYRARYVKNDREVAVKILPAEIAADKKIATRFERELEVLKKLKHPNIVYCFGGKCEGDQHFYAMELVEGGSLERLLKKRGRLPWEQVIEYTLQLCSALYFAHEHGFIHRDVKPGNLLLTNTGKLKLSDFGLARARSDVGLTEHGKTMGTFHYMSPEQIRGKPPLTGSADLYAMGCVMYEMMAGRPPFRGHSPAEILQKHLEKPAPPVSTNAMDCPAALEQIILDLLEKRVEDRPPSAIDVARRLKQVTQTTSLDATTRDITIRNTQAAQAVQEAMGTSERSFSGPGATRPSWSTMLAVVAVMLMAFLFWSGYSSNTPQSAGKGGALWVEALKSSNSDVRIAAAKALGEIGPSAEGSVEALTLALSEDSNREVRRAAAKSLGLIGAPAASAVRELDKVYQTDSEPQVRQEAEAASNAIRNSKKDDKSLGAWPFYLAGILVALAGIGAVVFSRIARTMRN, from the coding sequence ATGGACAATCGCTGGCTGTGGCCGTTTGAACTCAAAGAAAAAATCGGACAAGGCGGCATGGGTGTCGTCTACCGGGCGCGGTACGTCAAGAATGACCGCGAAGTGGCGGTGAAAATTCTGCCCGCCGAGATTGCCGCGGACAAAAAAATCGCCACCCGCTTTGAACGCGAACTGGAGGTGCTCAAAAAGCTTAAGCACCCGAATATCGTGTACTGCTTTGGTGGAAAGTGCGAAGGGGATCAGCACTTCTACGCCATGGAACTCGTCGAAGGCGGGTCGCTGGAACGATTGCTCAAAAAACGGGGCCGGCTCCCTTGGGAGCAGGTGATTGAATACACGTTGCAATTGTGCTCTGCGTTGTACTTTGCACACGAACATGGGTTCATTCACCGCGACGTCAAGCCGGGCAACTTGTTGTTGACTAACACGGGAAAGCTCAAGCTGAGCGACTTTGGTCTGGCACGTGCTCGTTCCGATGTTGGTTTGACGGAACATGGCAAGACCATGGGGACGTTTCATTATATGTCGCCGGAACAAATCCGTGGCAAACCGCCGCTCACCGGCAGTGCGGACCTGTATGCCATGGGTTGCGTGATGTACGAAATGATGGCCGGCCGGCCGCCGTTTCGCGGACATTCGCCTGCTGAAATCTTGCAAAAACACCTCGAGAAACCCGCGCCACCGGTTTCCACCAATGCGATGGATTGCCCGGCAGCGCTGGAGCAGATCATTCTCGACCTGTTGGAGAAACGCGTCGAGGATCGTCCACCGAGCGCCATTGATGTTGCCCGTCGGTTGAAACAAGTGACACAAACGACCTCGTTGGATGCAACGACGCGGGACATCACGATCCGCAACACGCAGGCCGCTCAAGCCGTCCAAGAAGCGATGGGGACGTCCGAGCGCAGTTTCAGCGGCCCAGGAGCAACACGCCCGTCCTGGAGCACGATGTTGGCGGTCGTTGCGGTGATGCTGATGGCATTTCTGTTCTGGAGTGGCTACTCCAGCAACACGCCGCAATCTGCCGGCAAGGGGGGGGCGCTGTGGGTCGAAGCCCTCAAGAGTTCCAACAGTGATGTACGCATTGCCGCAGCCAAAGCGCTCGGAGAAATCGGTCCCTCGGCCGAGGGAAGCGTCGAGGCGTTGACTCTCGCACTCTCTGAAGATTCGAATCGGGAAGTGCGTCGTGCCGCTGCGAAATCCCTGGGACTAATAGGAGCTCCTGCGGCGTCAGCTGTGCGAGAACTCGACAAGGTCTACCAGACCGATTCCGAACCGCAAGTCCGCCAAGAAGCCGAAGCAGCCAGCAATGCCATCCGCAACAGCAAGAAAGATGACAAGAGCCTGGGAGCATGGCCGTTTTATCTGGCGGGGATTCTGGTCGCGCTGGCTGGGATTGGCGCCGTAGTCTTTTCACGAATCGCTCGCACCATGCGAAACTAA